The following are from one region of the Oryzias latipes chromosome 12, ASM223467v1 genome:
- the pus1 gene encoding tRNA pseudouridine synthase A: MLQVRTLFSALVDCRRNGALFKFLCTMTSEAPTDQQTAKLLKRTNEQSGDSAEVDNKRIKVEEEHTENERKYPKKKVALLLAYSGKGYYGMQRNPGTSQFRTIEDDLVSALVKSGCIPGNHGDEMKKMSFQRCARTDKGVSAAGQVVSLKVWLIEDVLEKINEHLPPQIRVLGLKRVTQGFNSKNNCDARTYSYMLPTVAFSQKDYDVGNIAAFRLQTETLQRVNRLFSLYKGTHNFHNFTSQKAPSDPSARRYITEMSCGEPFIRNNCEFAVINVRGQSFMLHQIRKMIGLVIAVIKGYAQEKVIERSWGEEKVDVPKAPGLGLVLEMVHFDRYNKRFGGDGLHERLEWDKQTEAIKAFKEAYIYPTIVETEIQEGSMVSWMSTLPIHDFKATAAETRDNNDQKQIIPDEGNNSD; encoded by the exons ATGCTTCAAGTCCGAACACTGTTCAGTGCCTTAGTTGACTGCAGACGGAACG GTGCTCTTTTTAAGTTTCTGTGCACAATGACGAGTGAAGCTCCCACTGATCAGCAGACAGCTAAGCTGCTGAAAAGGACCAATGAGCAGAGTGGAGATTCTGCTGAAGTAGACAACAAAAGAATTAAAGTAGAGGAAGAACACacagaaaatgaaaggaaatatCCAAAGAAAAAAGTGGCTTTACTTCTTGCCTACTCTGGCAAGGGGTACTATGGGATGCAG AGGAACCCTGGAACCTCCCAGTTTAGGACCATCGAAGATGACCTGGTTTCTGCTCTCGTCAAATCTGGTTGCATACCTGGAAACCACGGCGATGAGATGAAGAAAATGTCCTTTCAAAGATGTGCCAGGACAGATAAG GGTGTGTCTGCTGCCGGCCAAGTGGTCTCTCTTAAAGTGTGGCTGATTGAAGATGTCCTTGAAAAAATTAATGAACATTTACCGCCACAGATCCGGGTACTTG GGCTTAAACGTGTGACCCAGGGTTTCAACTCCAAAAACAACTGCGATGCTCGAACCTACTCCTATATGCTCCCGACTGTGGCCTTTTCTCAGAAGGACTATGACGTGGGAAACATAGCAGCCTTTCGCCTGCAAACAGAGACTCTTCAGAGGGTGAACCGACTCTTTTCCCTTTACAAAGGGACTCATAACTTCCATAACTTCACCTCCCAGAAAGCTCCGAGTGACCCGAGCGCCCGCCGGTACATCACAGAGATGTCCTGTGGAGAACCTTTCATCCGCAACAACTGCGAGTTTGCAGTGATAAACGTGCGAGGTCAGAGCTTCATGCTGCACCAAATCCGGAAGATGATCGGCTTGGTGATTGCAGTGATCAAGGGCTACGCGCAGGAGAAGGTGATAGAGAGGAGCTGGGGAGAAGAGAAGGTAGATGTCCCGAAAGCTCCAGGACTGGGCCTGGTTCTTGAAATGGTTCACTTTGACCGTTACAACAAGCGCTTCGGAGGGGACGGTTTGCACGAGCGTCTGGAGTGGGATAAGCAGACGGAAGCGATCAAAGCCTTTAAGGAAGCTTACATCTACCCCACCATTGTTGAGACTGAGATCCAGGAGGGCTCCATGGTCAGCTGGATGTCCACGCTCCCGATCCATGACTTCAAAGCCACAGCCGCCGAAACCCGAGACAATAATGATCAAAAGCAG ATCATACCAGACGAGGGGAACAACTCTGATTAG
- the noc4l gene encoding nucleolar complex protein 4 homolog — MAPSKKRNVNSRNTSENVSKAAKLDLEGIVDRILESRKHANDIFDVLESLQSEKERDVVSAVDACCRLFSTLLERKELFVGKLPAEDEALSGESSAEDKCRIFMGHRYNACVEILLEHLNHEQFAVKESALCCLMKFAAGQVQHPLEDLEWSEHHSFPRGIILAVVENLTSKTTDNTLLISRFQEFLEMDDVRYYVMSALRESVGKVMEKNKGTLLPVYQNNVFTLMSSISMPSQQSELTNFMVKLEGKPEDWRAAKLNNHKRAFEKMWLGFLKYKLPSNMYKKLLVILHDSILPHMSKPALMIDFLTAAYEVGGAISLLALNGLFVLIHQHNLDYPDFYKKLYNLLEPTVFHVKYRARFFHLANLFLSSSHLPLYLVAAFTKRLARLALTAPPTGLLIVLPFIYNLIRRHPSCRVLLHKPSTEDEPVEDPYLMDEEDPAQCRALESSLWEIKTLQKHYHPDVAKAAMMINTPLSEQEEDISELLELTTYELMERDLKKPQDKKSIPLEFETATQLLKGGGDVLAHHFCLVSDE; from the exons ATGGCGCCTTCCAAAAAGCGCAACGTGAATTCGAGAAATACATCAGAAAATGTCTCTAAAGCAGCCAAACTCGACCTGGAAGGTATCGTGGATCGCATTCTTGAGAGCAGAAAACACGCGAATGACATTTTTGACGTTCTGGAGTCTCTGCAG TCAGAAAAGGAGAGGGATGTTGTCAGTGCTGTGGACGCGTGCTGCAGGCTGTTTAGCACACTGTTGGAGAGGAAAGAGCTGTTTGTGGGCAAACTTCCTGCAGAAGATGAAGCGTTGAGTG GAGAGTCCAGCGCTGAGGACAAGTGTCGGATCTTCATGGGACATCGCTACAATGCCTGCGTGGAGATCCTGCTGGAGCATCTAAACCACGAACAGTTTGCAGTCAAA GAAAGTGCCTTGTGCTGCTTAATGAAGTTTGCAGCAGGACAGGTACAGCATCCTCTGGAAGACTTGGAGTGGAGTGAACATCACAGCTTTCCAAGGGGAATTATCCTG GCGGTGGTGGAAAACCTCACATCTAAGACCACAGACAACACTCTGCTGATCTCCAGGTTCCAGGAGTTCCTGGAGATGGATGATGTGCGCTACTATGTTATGAGCGCGTTGCGGGAGTCTGTGGGAAAGGTcatggagaaaaacaaaggg ACCTTACTGCCTGTATATCAGAACAACGTCTTCACCCTGATGTCCAGCATAAGCATGCCGAGTCAGCAATCAGAGCTGACCAACTTTATGGTCAAACTGGAAG GCAAACCTGAAGATTGGAGAGCTGCTAAACTAAAT AACCACAAGCGAGCGTTTGAGAAGATGTGGCTCGGGTTTCTCAAGTATAAG TTGCCAAGCAACATGTATAAGAAACTCTTGGTGATCCTCCATGACTCTATTTTGCCGCACATGAGCAAACCTGCTCTGATGATCGACTTTTTGACCGCCGCTTATGAAGTCG GCGGTGCCATCAGTCTGCTGGCCCTTAACGGCCTGTTTGTCCTCATTCATCAACACAACCT gGATTACCCGGATTTCTACAAAAAGCTGTACAATCTTCTCGAGCCGACTGTTTTCCATGTGAAGTACAGAGCGCGGTTTTTCCATCTCGCTAACTTGTTTCTCAGCTCCAG tcaTCTTCCACTCTACCTGGTGGCGGCGTTCACCAAACGGCTGGCTCGGCTGGCGCTCACCGCCCCCCCCACGGGCCTCCTCATAGTGCTGCCCTTCATCTACAACCTGATCCGACGCCACCCGTCCTGCAGGGTCCTCCTTCACAAACCCAGCACAGAGGATG AGCCAGTTGAGGATCCGTATTTAATGGACGAAGAGGATCCGGCTCAGTGCCGTGCCTTAGAGAGCAGCTTGTGGGAAATAAAG ACGCTACAGAAGCACTACCATCCAGATGTGGCCAAAGCTGCTATGATGATCAACACACCCTTatcagagcaggaggaggacatCAGTGAGCTGCTGGAGTTAACAACGTATGAG TTGATGGAGAGAGACCTGAAGAAGCCTCAGGACAAGAAGAGCATCCCCCTGGAGTTTGAAACCGCCACACAGCTCCTGAAAGGAGGCGGCGATGTGTTGGCACATCACTTCTGTCTGGTTtcagatgaataa